DNA from Aureimonas sp. AU20:
GCCCTGGCCCATCAGCGTGTCGTTGCCGGCGCCGCCGATCAGCGTGTTGGCTTCCGCGTTGCCGAACATGCGGTTGGCCTCGTCGTTGCCCACCACCTTTAGCGCGCCCGACAGGAGGACGACGTTCTCGACATTGTCGGGCAGCGTGTAGTCCACCGAGGTGTGGACCGTGTCCGTGCCGCCGCCGGCCTTTTCCAGGATCGTGTCGCCCGAATGGGTCACGACAAACGTGTCGTCGCGCGCGGTGCCGACAAGCGCCTGGAATGCGGGCTTGGCCGGCGTGGCGACCAGCGAGTTCGTCGGCACCGAGGCGAGCGGGCTGTTGGCCAAGCTATAGGCGCGGATATAGTCCACCTTGAGGTCCGCGCCGTTGAAGGTCGAGGCATCCGCCGTCTTGTCGATGGCCAGATTCACCAGCATGTACATCGGCCCGTGCATGTCGGCCGGCGTCGCGACGGACTTCACCGCCGTTCCGTCGAGATACCAGGTCACCTGGCTGGCCGTCCAAAGCACGCCGTAGGTGTGGTAACCCGTGGTGAGATCGGGCGTGAAGATCGTGCTGGAAAGCTGGTTGTCCTTGCCGGTCGAATGGTCGTGGGTCGTCGCGGTCCACAGATCCGTGCCGTGGCTTTCCATGACGTCGAGCTCGGAGCCGCTCTTGCTCGTGGTGTAGAGCCAGAAGGCGGGCCAGACGCCCTGTCCGGCGGGCACGTCCATGCGCGCTTCGAAATAGCCGTAGGTCTGGGCGAAGCTGTCGCGCGTGGTCAGGAGGCCCGACGTGTACTGGTAGCCGTAGAGCGCGCCGAGCTTTGCGTCCGGCGTCTTGTCGGCATGGATGGTGAGAACGCCGTCCTTGACCTTGAACGGGTCGATCGAGACGGACTTGCCGTATTTGTCGACCATGGAGGTGTCGACATAAAGCTGCTTCTCGCTGTTGGCGGGAAGCGTGCGGGCGGCGACGCCGTTGCGATCTCCGCCCCAGCCATAGTCGGTGCGCCAGGTGCCGCCGTTCTGGCCGTTCGACAGGTTGAGGCTGTTGAAATCCTCGTTGAAGGTCTGCTTGAACTGCGAAGTGTCGAGCTTCAGATGAAAATTGTCGGCGCTGAAATCGGCGACCTTCGTGTCGAGGATCTTCACGGAATCGGTGGCCGACATCTTCAGGACGACATCGTTGCCGACCTGCGTCATCGCCGCCTTTACCTGCGAGAAGCTGGTGAAATCGTAGCCGCTGAGGCGGATCGTGTCCGGCAGGATGGAGGGGCTGGAGGTCTTGCCGGGGTGGAAGTCGGTGATGACGTCGTAGCCAGACTTGGCGCTGAAGTCGAAGATGTCGCCGCCACCGCCGCCGGTCAGCACGTCGTTGCCGGCGCCGCCATTGATGATCTGGCTCTTGGCGTTGCCGACGATGTAGTTGGCGAGCGAATTGCCGAAGACGCCGTCGGCATAGCCGACGAAGGCATTCTCGACATGGTCGGGCATCACGAAGCTGCCGCTGAGATAGACTGAGTCGATGCCGCCGCCGGCCTTCTCGACGATCTTGGTTCCGGTCTGGACCTGATAGTAACGGTCGTCGCCGTTGCCGCCGATCAGCGTGTAGTTGCCGACGCCGACAGTAAACCCGTCGTTCTCGTCCGTTCCCGTCGCCGTGCCGTTCACCAGCTTCGAGCTGGTATAGGCATTGCCGGCTTTGACATAACCGCCGCTGAGCTTGACGGGGTTCCCGAAGAAATCCTGAAGCGCCATGTTGCATCCCTCTGAGCTTGGAAGGATGCTACGCGGGGAGTCCTAACTCCTCTGGGTTATGTCATTTATGATTTTAACGACTTGGGCTCTTGCGGGAAATCAGGCAAGCAAAGCAAATGGATCGTTCGGATCGCGCGAAGATATAGTTCAAATCCGAGCCAATCCTGCTCTCACGCCTTGGGACCCAAGGCCTTGCCGAACAGATCCGCGATGGCGAGTCCGCCGCTTCGGCTGAGATGGTTGTCGTCGGCATAGAGCGGGGTCGCGTCCAGCAGCATAGGGCAGCCGCGCTCGGGCGAGCAGAGCCGCGCGCCGACATCCACGATGCGGAACGGATGGGCGCGCGCCACCTCCGCCAAGGCCTGGCGCAGCGGCGCCTGCCGGGCCTCGTGCAGGGAGAGCGGCAGGCTCGTTTCCGAGGGACGGCCGAACAGCGCGTGGAACATCAAGGCGCGCGGAACGTCGAAACGCTGCTCCGGCACGAAGGCGAGGAGCGTGACGTCGAGCGGCCTCAGCGCCTCCACCATGCGCGCGAGGCCGCGGCGAAACACGGCGGCGTTTTCCGCGTAGCCCGGTGCGGGCGAGGCGTCGTCGGTGATGAACCAGCCCTCGCCCCTAAGCTGGCCGAAGCGGTTGCCGAGGAGGGCGCTGGTCCAGCGCGCGGTGACAATGGCCTGCCCGAGTTCGGGATGGCTCTTCACGAAGGCGAGCGCGGCGTCCACGAAATCGCGGCATTCCAGATTGCTCTGCCGAACGCCCACCAGCGGAAAGCAGCCGCTATGAACGAGGGCATAGCCCTTGCGCCCGGCCCGGCGCGCGGCCTCGTCCATGGCCGGCATTTCGGCGTCGGCGAAACTGTCCCCGATGAAGACGAAGCTCGGCGCCTGGGCGCCGGGATCGCCGATCAGGCAGGCCTCGCCGGCCCGGAGGCGATCGATCGCGATCCGGTCGCATTCGCCGCGGCGCGGGTTGGTGTCGAGAGCTGCGGCGGCATAGCTGCGGGCCGGTTCGTGAAAGCGCCCGGTGAAGCCGCCGGTGACATGGGTGGCGAGGGTGAAGGCCAGCGTCAGCGCGCCGAGGCCAGCAGTCGCCCAGAACAGGCGCCGTTGCTGGCCGGGCCAGGCATGTCGGAAAGGCTGCTCGATGAAGCGCCAGGAGAGAAACGCGAGAACGCCCGTGGCGCCGAGCGCGAGCGCGCCCTCCGTCGGGGTCAGCTCACGCATCAGCACGTAGCGCGCGCCGACCAGAACCGGCCAGTGCCAGAGATAGAGCGAGTAGGACACGAGCCCGACGAAGACGAGGGGTTTCAGCGACAGGAGAGCGCTGATCCGGTTGTCCCCGTGCCGGCCGGCCTGGAGCAGCAGCGCGGCGCCGAGGCAGGGCGGCAGGGCGCTTTCGCCCGGAAACAGCATTCCGTCGTGATACAGAACGAGCGATCCGAGGATCAGGAGAAGGCCGGCGAGGCCGCAAAACTCGGCCCCGCCGCGCGTCGCGGGCGCGCGGGGCCAGAGCGCGACCAGCGTGCCGGCGAGGATCTCCCAGAAGCGCGAGAAGGGCAGATAGAAGGCCAGCGAAGCGTTGACGCGCACCAGCCAGACCGACAGGGCCAATGACAGGAGGAACCCCGCCAGCACGAAGGCGAGCCGGCGCGCGGCCGAAACACGGCCCATCAGCACCGCCGCCAACGGGAACAGGACGTAATACTGCTCCTCCACCGCCAGCGACCATGTGTGCAGGAGCGGCGCGGTCTCGCTGGAGGGATCGAAATAGTCGCCCTTCAGATAGAAATAGAGATTGGACAGGAATCCCGCCGTCGCGGCCATGCTCTTGCCCATGATCTTGTAATCCATGGGTGTGGCAAAGAGCGCGAAGACGAGGGCGGTCGCGCCCATGACGGCGGCGAGCGCGGGCACGATGCGCCGGATGCGGCGCTCGTAGAAGCGCGCGATCGAGAAGTCGCCCGCATCCACCTCGCGAAAGATGATGCGCGAGATCAGGAAGCCGGAAATGACGAAGAAGATGTCGACGCCGACGAAGCCGCCCGGCAGCATCGCCGCGTGAAACAGAAGCACCGAGAGAACGGCGATCGCGCGCAGCCCGTCGATGTCGGCGCGGTAGGGCTGTGGGGCTCGGTGAGAGGCGCTGGACCGGGGTGCGGACGGGGCGCCTGGCCCCGCCTCGGCGGTGGGCGCAAGACCATGTGCAAGTGTCGAGACGATCTTACCTTGCACTGCGGTATGCCTGTCATGCGTCCGGGTTTTCCTGACATACATCCTCTAGAGGATTGGACAAGATGCTAGAACCGCAGGGTTGTTCTCAAATAGAGAAAATAAAACCCCCGGTCGAAAACAGGATAGGGCAGGTGTGCCGTCAGATATTGCAGCGCGAGGCTTGCGACGAAAGGGCAGCGTTGGCCGGGAGCGTGGCCGCCAACTCACGCCCGTCGATGCCCTCGCCGGCAGCCGCTGCGCGCCCATGCCGCAGACCTCAGACCGAAAGAACCTTCACGCCCTCGCTCGCCAGGCGCGCCACGCTGAGCTTGCCGCCCCGGCAGGCGTTCGTGTCGACGCCGATCCGATAGCGCGACAGGAAGGGCAGCTTGGTCGGCGTGTGGCCGTGGATCACCGTGCGCTCGAACGGCGGGCCGTCGTGTTCGAGGAAGGGCCCGCGCACCCACATCAGGTCCTCGTCGCTCTGCGCCTCCAGGGGCACGCCCGGTCGCGCCCCGGCATGGCAGAAGAAATAGCGCGGCGTGGACAGGACGACGGGAAGTCGTTTCAGAAAGGCGAGATGGCTATGCGGGATCTCCTGCGCGAAGCGCAGCATGATGTCGGACAGGGCGCGGCGGCGGTTGCCGGCCAGGTGCTGGAGATCGTAGCCGTAGGAGAACAGCGTTTCCGTGCCGCCGAACTCCAGCCACCATTCGGGGTCGACCGAACCCTCCACGAAGCGCAGCAGCATGTCGTCGTGGTTGCCGCGCAGGCAGACGCGGCGAAAGCCCTCGGGCGGCGGGGCAATGAGATGATCCAGCACGCCAGCGCTGTTCGGCCCCCGGTCGACATAGTCGCCCAGCATGACGATGAGCTTCAGGCCGGGCGTGCGCTTGCCGTCGGCCACGATCCGCTTTTCCAGCTGCTGCAGCTTGTCGAGGCAGCCATGCACGTCGCCGATCGCATAGATCAGGGTCGGCTCGCCCGGCAGCGCGAGCCGGGGAAGAGGCTCGCGCCCAGGTTCGCTGCGCGAAGGCTTGGCGCGTCCGTTCGAAAGCGCAAGCAGCCGCTTGCTGAACCAGTTCACCATCCTCCGCTTCACCGTTCTTGCCAAATCGCTGTTTCCCTCATGCGGGCCTCGTTATAGGGAAGAGCGGCGGACCGTGCGACGGGTTTGAGGCTAGAGCTTGTTATGAACCGAGGACGCACCCCCGCTGGGGGCAGCCAAGTCCGGCACGGCTCCAGCCTCAGGGTGTCCAGCGTTTCGCAGGCACCGAACCGACCGGACAGGCAACGCCGCGCGGCCCGATACGCTCCCCGAAATCGCCACTGGTTGGGAGAGGTCTGGGGACCGTTGTGCGGCTTTTCAGAGCAGGTTGCGCGGCTCCGTCGCAAACCGGAGCGGAGCTCAATGCACACGAGGCGGATGCGATGGCCGGCTTGATCGGCGCCCGGCTCGACCCGCGTCGGCTGGGGCGCCTCGCGTTCTGTTTGGTGCTGGCGGCCGGCTTCGTTTGGAAGGCGGCCGCGACGCCTATTCCGGCTCTTTTGTCGGCGCTCGCCTTCGCGCTTCTGGCGTCAGCTGCGACGTTCTGCCGGCCGGCCGGCGGGGCGGGCCGCCTGTTCGACCGCGCGCTTCTAATCGGCGGCGCTCTAGCCCTCTTCGCGCTGTTTCAGGCGTTTCGCGTCGAGGGAAATCCCTTGGCCCATCCCGTCTGGAGCGAGGCCTCACCCTTTCTCGGCGCGTTGCCCGGCGCCATCTCCGTCGCGCCCTACGCGACGCTTCAGGCCATGCCGACCGCGCTCGCGCCCTTTCTCGCCTTCGCCGCGACGCTCGCCTTTTTCCACGACGATCGCTCGGCGACGCGGCTGCTGCGCCTTCTGGCGCTGCTCGGCGGAGCCTTCGCGGCCTTCGGCCTCGTGCAGGTCACGCTCGCGCCCGGCAGCCTGCTCCTGTTCGAGAAGCAGCATTATCTCGACAGTCTCACCGGCTTCTGGGTGAACCGAAACGCGGCCGGCGCGCTGCTGGGCGTCGCCAGCCTTGCCGCGCTCGCCTGGCTGGTGGACGCGGTGAAGGGGCTCGATCTCAGCCCGCGAACGCGGCTCCTGCCGGAGGACGGCGCCTTTTCGATTTCGCCCGACCGGCTGCTGCCGGCGGGGATTCTGGTGCTCTGCGTGCTCGCGCTGTTTCTCAGCAAATCGCGCGGAGCGCTGATGGCGACGGTCGGCGCCTATGCCGTGGTTCTGCCGCTGATCCTGCATGATCTCGGCAGCCGGCGCGGCACGGGCCATCGTGATGGGCCGGCGGATCGGCCGAGCCGCGTCCGGCGCTTCCTGCTCGCCGCCGCGTCCGGTCTGCTTCTGGTCGGGCTCGTGGTCGGCCTGTTCGGCGGCCTGTCCAGCGCGCGCCTCGCGCAAGAGGGCGTGGACGACGGACGCCTATGCTTCTACCGCGCGGCGCTGGAGGCCATTCGCGATCGCCCCGCGTTCGGGTTCGGTCTCGGCACGTTCGACTGGGTCTTCCCCGCCTATCGGCAGGCCGACTGCGCGGCGCTGCCGGTCAGCGTGTCGCGGGCGCACAATGTCTATCTGGAAGCGCTGGTGGATCTCGGCCTGCCGTTCCTGCTCCTCGCCTTTTGTCTGGTCGGCGCGCTTCTCCATATGCTGCTTGCGGGATACCGCGCCCGCATCCGCCGCCGGCATGTGCCGATCGTCGGGCTGGGCGTGGTGATCCTTCTGGCGCTGCACGGCCTCGTGGACTTCTCGCTGCAAGTGCCCGGCATGGCGCTGTATGCCGCCGCCTTTTTGGGCGCGGTGGGCACGATCGGCTCCCGGCGCGCCGCCGGGCGGGGCGCAAGGCGAGAGGCGGCGCGCGCGAGCGCCGCTCAGCCCGCCGTTTGAAGAAAGCGCACGGGCTTTCGCGGCGAAGGGGGCAGGGGGTGGCGCGCGTCGAAGCCGCAGGCTTCCACGGGAAGCGCCGGCGCCTCGGCGGCCCGCGCCAGAAGCTCGGTGACCTGAGCCTGTTCGAGCTTGGCCGCGCGGGCCAGAAGGGGCTCTCGCCGATCCAGGGGGACGGCGCTGAGCACGCCCACAAGTCCAACCCGCGTCTCCGGCCGGTCGAGCGCGGCGAGAAGCGCGAGGCTGTCGTCCGGCGCGCCGCCGGCCAGGAAGCGGCAGAGATCAACCCGCAGGAGCGGATCGGCGAGCTGCTCCGGTAGATCGGGGCTTTGGGCTAGCGACACCCAGCGCAGCGCCATGGCTGCGCCCTCATAGGGGGTCTGGCGCGCCGACAGGCGCATCATCGCGCCGTAGCGCACCGGCTCGAACGCGGCCAGGAACTCCAGCGAGGCAAGGCGCGCCCAGGTCTGGCCGTCCAGCGGCGCGCAGGCGAGCGAGGCGCGCGCGGCCGCGTCCGCTGCCTCGAAGCGCTGGAGGCGCGTGTCGAGATCGACCCCGTCCGCCACGTCGCGCTCGAGCAGGAACAAGGCGGCACTGAGCCGGGCGCGCAGCGGGCGCTCGGCGCAGCCGGAGCCGGCGGGCGAGGCCGCTTCCAGAACCGCACGCGAGGTGGGCGCGATGCGGGGCAGGGCGCGCGCCGCCTCCAGCGCCTCGGCCGTGCGCGTCAGCGGCAGAGCCGAAATCTCCGCCCGGAGAAAGCCGAGCGAGAGCGCGCCGACTACGGCCGCGAGCGCCAGCGCGATCAGGCTCGGGCGTCGCCGCGCTAGGCGCTGGCTCGGCGAGGACGGGCCGGGCTCCCGGCGGTCTTCGGTGCCGGCCGATCGGGGCGAACGCTCCCTTGGCATCGAGCGGCGCTCTGTCCGTCAGTTCCGGTAATAGGCGTCGTAGCGCGAGGAATAGTACTCCGACGAGCCATAGGCGCGATAGAGCTTCATCCTGCTGCTGTCGGACTTGGTTAGGACGATGCCGAGGCACTTGGCGGCGACCGTCGGATTGTTGCGCAGGATGCTGCGCACGACATGGCGCGCCGTGCGGCCCCATTCCACCACGAAGACGAAGGCGTCGACCCGGTGCGCGAAGGCCTTGGCGTCCACGATGGCGCCGAGCGGCGGCAGGTCCACCAGCACATAGTCGAAATGGGCGCGGGCTTCCTTCATCAGGGCGCCCATGCTGGCCGAGCTTAGAAGCTCGCTGGAATGCGAGATGCGCTGCTTCATCACGGCGGGCAGCACGGCTAGCCGGCCCGAGGCGTCCCACAGGAGATGCGGCGCGGCGTCGCCGCGCCCGTCGAGAATGGTTTCCACGAGGCCCGTTTCGGGCCGGGTGGCGAGGCTGCGGGTGAGGCCGGGATTGCGCAGATCGCCGTCGATCAGGATCGTGCGCCGATCCTGCGAGGACAGGAGAACGGCAAGGTTGGAGGAGGTCGTGGACTTGCCCTCGGAGGGAAGGCACGACACGATTCCGATTACCTTGGAGCGCTCGTCCGGCAGGCTGACATCGGCGGCGATGCGCACGTTGCGCAGCGTTTCGGCGAAGGAGGACATGGGGTGGTCGCGCGTGTGCGCGGCTATCGCCCCCGGCGCCCAGAGAACGCCGCCCGCGGCCAACGCGCCGGCTTCCGAGACCTGTCGCGGATTGGGCTTGACCAGCGGCAGGTAGCCCAGGAACTCGAGGCCCGTCTCGCGGATGACCTGATCGCCGACGCGGAAGAAGCGATCGCGATACTCGCGCCAGGCGCCCGCCGCCGTTCCGGCGCCGATGCCGAGGAAGGTGAAGAAGGCCAGCATCAGCGGCTTCTTGGGCGCGCTCGCCTTCTGCGGCACCTCGGCCCGGGTGATGATCCGCGCCTGCGTCACCGGGAAGGACTGCTGCTGGATCGTTTCCTGGTAGCGCTGGAGGAAGGTCTCGTAGAGCGTCTTGAAGGCCTGCGACTGGCGCTCCAACTCGCGCAGGCGCACCTGAGTGGTGTTGGCGTCGGCGTTCACCGCCAGGGACTGCGTGAGGTTGGCTTCGAGCGACTGCTCGCGCGCCAGCGCCACCTTGTAGGCGTTGCCGTAGCTTTCCGAGATGCGGCCAAGCTCGGCGAAGATCAGCCGCTCGTAATCCTTCATCTGGTCGCGCAGGCGCACCGCCTGCACGTGGTTGGCGCCGAGCTTGGCGCTGATATCGGCCTCGCGGCGCGAGGCCGAGAGATATTGCTCGCGCAGGCTGTTGATCGTGGTGCTGACCAGCGCGTCGTTCACCACCGCGTCGGTCCGCCCGCTTTCCATCAGGCCGCGAATCTGGTCGTAGCGCGCCTTGGCCTCGGCGGTTTCGGCCTTGGCCGTCACCAGCTGCGAGCTGACGCCGGTCAGCTGCTGCTCGCTGACGAGCTGGCCGTTGCTGGCGATCAGGTTGTTGTCGGTGCGGAACTTCTCGACCGCGAGATCGGCGTCGTAGGACTGGCGCTGCAACTCGGCGATGCGGTCCTGCAGCCAGTTGCCGGCCCGGCGCGTCGCGTCGTACTTCGCCTCCAACTGGTCGTCGAGATAGGCGTCGGCATAGCCCTGCGCGATCTGCTGGGCGAGAACCGGCGTTCCCGCCTTGTATTGCAGGTTCAGCACATAGGTGCGCCCGACGCGCTCGACCTCGACATTGCGCACGAGGCGCGAGGCGGCCTCGGCGATCCGCTCCTCGTCCGAGCTCGGGTCGATCTCGGGCGACCAGAACAGGCTCGGCAGGAAGGTCACGAGGCTCTTCACCGCCCCGGTGATGCGCCCGATGACGGAAGGGGAGGCCTTCATGAAGGCCTCGTTCTCGGCGAGATGCAGCCGCTTGGCCACGCTTTCCGCCAGATGGGTCGACTTCAGAAGCTCGACCTGGCTCAGCATCTGCGCCTCGTCCTGAAGGATCGCGGTCGGCTCGCTGAACTGGTCCGTCAGGCGCGGCGCGCCCTTGTCGATGAAAATGTCGGCGGAGGCGGTGTAGACGGGAACGGCGGTCAGGATATAGGCGACGCCGAGAAGCAGACCGCCCAGCGCACAGGCGATGACGAGCTTGTATTGCCGGCGAACGGCCGAGAGAATCCGCTCGAAATCGATCAATCCACCCAACTGGTGATCGTCCGCCGCCTCGGACGATCGAACGTCGGGGGCACGGGTCTCGGGGAAATGCAGCACGGGGCGATCCTGTTCGAAACGGACGGGGCCGATCCTACCCCGTTCCGGCGCATTCGCACATGCAATAAAGTTTAAATTATGTAGGTTTCGCGTTCCGCGGGCCGCCATTCAACAGGTTTGGCCGGCTATGGATCGAAGCTGCTGGCGGGTTGCGCGAGGCGACACGGCACTTTGCCTCGGCATCTCGGCCAAGGGATTGTTGCGATGCAGCGATAACCTGGGGTGGCGGGGCGATCGGGTCGCGCCGACCCTCAGCTCGACGGGCTGGCGTCCCGGTTTTCGGTGACGGGCGGCAGCGTCGTCGGGGCGGTGGTGATGTTGGTCGTGTTGGTGGTGTTGTTGATCGTCGTCGTGCCGGCGGGCGCGCCGAGAAGAACGAAGCTCGTGCCGCCGGACCCCGAGCCTTCGGTGAAGGACAGCGAGGTCGAGGGGCGCGAGGCGCTGGAGCCGGCGTCCGTGTTGGCCACCGTGCTGTTGCTGCCGGCGCCGTTGGAGGTGCCCGCCGCGCCGCCGCCCGAAAGCGAGCCCGCGCCGCCACCGGCGCCGCCGCCGGCCGCGCCACCACCCCCGCCGCCACCGCCCGCCGCGCCGAGCGCGGCCGTGGCGGGCTGGGCCAGGGCGGTGGTGAAGGCCGCGATCAGCGCCGGGTTGGCGGAGGCTGCGACGGTTTCCTGAATGAAGGCGGCATAGGACGGGGCGATGGACTGTCCGGCCTGCGCGGCGCGGGCGAGCCCGGCGCCGATCGCGGCGCGCTGCGACGGCGACAGGCCATCCCCGGTGGACAGCGTCAGAAGCGCCGGCAGCGCCTCGGCCGAGGAGGCCGCGAGGCGGCGCACTTGGTTGGCCATGGCCGCGCCGCCCTCGGGATAGGTCGAGAGCATCTGCGCGGGATTGTCGAGAAACGCCCGCAGTTCGATGTCGCCGACCCGGCCGGGGCCGGTGAGATAGGCGGCCGGCGGCGTCGCGCCGCTATTGGGCGCGAGCGCGGCGACTTCCTGCGGCGCCGGGCTGCCTGCCGGGGCGCCGGTGGGCGGCGCGGCCTCGGCGGTGGGGCTGACATTGGCCTGCGGCTCGGCTGTCGTTGATGCTGCCTGGGAGGGCGCTGCCTGGGAGGGCGATCCCTCGGAGGGCGATCCTTGAGTGGGCACGGGCGACGAGGCAGCGGGCGATGCGGGCGCGCCTGCGTCCTGCGCCAGCGCCGCGAGGTTGAGGCCGAGCGTCAGGGAAAGGGCTGCCGAGGCGGACAGGAGAAGGGAGCGGGTCATGACGGCATTCGTCCTATGGAGGCGGAATGCCTCGGCGCGGAATCGATTGGCCCGGACGCCGGCGAGACGTTCCGGGCCGCTGATGCGCTAGGGCCTCAGCGCAGGGTTCTCTCGGCGTTGCGAACCAGCACGGCGTCGGTCGCCGGGCCGGCGACGCCGGACGTCACCGTGTTCACGACCGCGAGGAACTTCGTCACCTCGGCCGAGTCGGAGTTCGAGATATAGAGAATGTCCTTGTCGCGCATCCCGAATTTCTGCGCGAGGAACAATCCGTCAGGCTTGCGCAGGTTCAGGCGGAAGATCACCGGGAACTGCCCGTCGCCGCCCTTGGTGACGCCGGTCTGAACGCCCATGCGCGCCAGGGTCTGCGCGTCCACGAGACGATACAGGAAGACCTGGGCGGGGTCCGCGCGGCTGTCGAGCAGGCCGCCGACCTTGCCGATGGCCTCGGCCAGCGTGAGGTTCGACTCGTCGAAATCCACGCGCCCCGACAGACCCGAAGCGCCGAAGGCCAGGAATGTGCGACGCTCGCGGTTCACGTAGACCACATCGCCTGGATACAGGAAGATGTTCTCGCGCGGGTTGGACAAAAGCTCCTCGAAGGGCACCGTCGCCGTGGTGCTGCCGCGCTGGAGCGTGACGTAGCTTTCGCGGCCCGGCGCGCTGAGGCCCCCGGCCCCGGAGATCGCGTCCAGCACCCGCTCGCCGTTCGGATTGATCTCGATCTTGGCCGCCCCGTTCACATCGCCCAGAACGGAAATCTGGCTGGACCGGCTTTGCACGAGGTTGATGACGACCTGCGGCTCGATGGCGCGGTCGGCGAGGCGCTGCTCGATATCGGCGCGAATCTCTTCCGGCAGGCGGCCGGCGGCACGGATCGCCCCGGCATAGGGCACGTTGATCTG
Protein-coding regions in this window:
- a CDS encoding polysaccharide biosynthesis/export family protein — encoded protein: MRSYGKAYFASVASALLALSGCSTLPRSGPDDQAIERQASVYLAAQKTEQTPYALVDLTANVLGFFPLEANKTLSTGFGPSRKGPPSLPLGVGDVVSITLFESAAGGLFIPADAGSRPGNFITLPNQTVDTRGQINVPYAGAIRAAGRLPEEIRADIEQRLADRAIEPQVVINLVQSRSSQISVLGDVNGAAKIEINPNGERVLDAISGAGGLSAPGRESYVTLQRGSTTATVPFEELLSNPRENIFLYPGDVVYVNRERRTFLAFGASGLSGRVDFDESNLTLAEAIGKVGGLLDSRADPAQVFLYRLVDAQTLARMGVQTGVTKGGDGQFPVIFRLNLRKPDGLFLAQKFGMRDKDILYISNSDSAEVTKFLAVVNTVTSGVAGPATDAVLVRNAERTLR